The Erythrolamprus reginae isolate rEryReg1 chromosome 3, rEryReg1.hap1, whole genome shotgun sequence genome contains a region encoding:
- the ZNF831 gene encoding zinc finger protein 831 isoform X1 produces the protein MLNHCLKIKGIVIDFQCKELFSLVSPNTVLDHLKDMEGQRLPCPPVSLEDPPVQLSCLQAIPAASDLLLSPMILQPEQALAQTVYLKALTIPFYQPVQSNHKLSRIQTNINIDNSHLPVILNPLLHTKGTDQAIIQKQPSAVNIVSHLSLLPQSSSPGALAGSPGKAKSSGKYLCKHCGRDCLKPSVLEKHMRSHTGERPFPCATCGIAFKTQSNLYKHRRTQTHVNNARVPSESDSSGLLEEDEKLTERVASSQTTESHDKNDVQPSARIRSAALETSGKHILATSLSETLLVSESPRMKTGNSCPGEINQSAVEKETARDAADLPQRKKIQDQRSPTGSKHSQLQRQQALHLEKLWNSRSVDTKLKKCESTDSGYLSRSDSVEPQTSSPGFLHSLCEHSTESEDDAAVNNKSMTYSFSKVDSTEKATGAATLEKKKLEEHISRLISQNKAVVDDTQLDSVRPRKTVLSKQGSIDLPMPYMYKDSFHFDIRPLDVSKKKNISLRSAKSIFTPVEKTKQLFFHSVPTQFSTTIDSVPVTRSNSLPFIESTKKMQDQADSSKPSSFTRVSPDMGFSGLLHSSNLEANMTNVLNSHPRMLVRQVAVDDVPLNYMTESSSSLEEKKGKQKSEAGVEGVNSNTKKSSQRKLKMFSQEKWQVYGDETFKKIYQKVKNSQPTKKQKGNLTNVSDTKETAHEKGITLLREDQSSETGNGISSPVDVTAKANPDVLESHSKASPGTHPTFSQENSGRLVKLRETLCSVGDCEQHSMASETSSVEHRCKDLPVSKHNQSGHSKVLPLSRGCGLKVQLQQTQLNLATQHDRDLEDANGHITECVQEYKDTAANRKGWRVKETSHLGHTALSATKCNPSELVHESQKSPSERKKPKVDKLENTENVTIKNSSSTELVVKLIDCYNLNILAAESAKDSEKGGKWTVMVGTSGSESSMEWEKGTQSSITVSNDRDCIVSLTDTQISISAASFPEQFKTDATEERTSNLFAIKNLTSPVTTATEALSNCRDSAPTHTQQVISHLKKNDFLPKYLLKYSPEGNNIGVPLFLTREPENIPCVSLPSSSTIPPYPACNNKLLDSNSVDVTLCPLQLDLSHPARRKELKWDMHITQQTPMVAPVPTLREAKTIATTADQKCHLQNASSKVKDVCKTDSRDNLDDQRLITKEDECIIASTSHVPGRKVCFTTIYTGGLFLSSDVTGHNSALKLIQSAKSSVISLSSLVERAVFCESSEKEVKEWQLETNPLPGLENMPTGSASSSKCLCHSSNMLYCHVLCTQPKEICSQPQLSMESRAGNLQIPNLNRSFPTLNAEPQLTWCCLSRSLPLPIEQKETKDSAYSSLYMNENFTSKCGRSVCKIKSHGKAATEGWRIGKPQTLVSSPQRQETEKKYFLNTGAQEVPKSIPELEKRKEKLYKRREKKNLKRIKGKINPKRHEDHHAQRHRFLRSHQSRKQCWALKTFRKDSRINTSGIWEHCRKCHCFPSTSLGNNKNLQQPHFSTMDKEAFHLEEDKMKQDKPGLKSSRDSLFLQGTPTIQQVPTFSCSPSNNISAEKPISLDSCSLGIIPKDHHPDVDSQYNGPSTGSYHSEFKDSKKQLCNFVGSQITRPIFICTKRGCNNLESKDKNVITVETPIPTAERTEQFMERNLYPPLREQHAPTCQSLTSRLRTEMSVSTKSLPGTPSNQKQSLEAMNKPIHLEYDDISSSDEDRMVIEI, from the exons AGGTGCACTGGCTGGAAGCCCAGGGAAGGCCAAAAGTTCTGGGAAGTATCTGTGtaaacactgtgggcgtgactgtCTGAAGCCAAGTGTCCTTGAGAAACACATGCGATCGCACACAGGTGAGAGGCCTTTTCCATGTGCAACGTGTGGCATTGCGTTTAAAACTCAAAGCAATCTATATAAACACAGGAGAACTCAGACCCATGTCAATAATGCCAGGGTGCCTTCAGAATCTGATAGCAGTGGTCTATTAGAAGAGGATGAGAAGCTGACGGAGAGAGTTGCATCCTCCCAGACCACAGAATCTCATGATAAAAATGACGTCCAGCCAAGTGCAAGGATTAGATCTGCCGCCTTAGAGACTAGTGGCAAACATATTCTTGCTACTTCGTTATCGGAGACGCTCCTTGTTTCGGAAAGTCCAAGGATGAAAACGGGTAACTCCTGTCctggagaaataaatcagagtgccGTTGAAAAAGAGACCGCCAGAGATGCCGCAGATCTACCCCAGAGAAAGAAGATCCAGGATCAAAGGTCTCCGACGGGAAGCAAACACAGTCAGCTGCAGAGAcagcaagctctgcatttggagAAGCTGTGGAACAGTAGATCTGTGGACACCAAGCTAAAAAAGTGCGAGAGCACCGACTCCGGTTATCTGTCACGCTCTGATAGTGTGGAACCTCAGACATCCTCACCTGGCTTCCTGCACAGTCTTTGTGAACATAGCACAGAGTCAGAAGACGATGCAGCTGTCAACAATAAAAGCATGACGTACAGTTTCTCCAAAGTAGACTCAACTGAGAAAGCAACGGGAGCCGCGACCCTGGAGAAAAAAAAGTTGGAAGAGCACATCTCAAGGCTAATATCTCAAAATAAAGCAGTTGTGGATGACACTCAGTTGGACAGCGTTAGGCCCAGGAAAACGGTGCTATCCAAACAAGGAAGCATTGACTTGCCAATGCCTTACATGTACAAGGACTCATTCCATTTTGATATACGGCCTCTGGACGTCAGCAAGAAAAAGAATATCTCTCTGCGCTCAGCCAAGTCTATCTTCACTCCTGTGGAAAAGACTAAGCAATTGTTTTTTCATTCGGTTCCCACTCAGTTTTCAACAACAATTGACTCTGTGCCTGTTACAAGAAGTAACTCTCTGCCTTTCATCGAGAGTACAAAGAAGATGCAGGACCAGGCAGATAGTTCAAAACCGTCTTCTTTCACGAGAGTGTCTCCAGATATGGGTTTTTCTGGCTTGTTGCATAGCAGCAATTTAGAGGCAAATATGACAAATGTTCTTAACAGCCACCCCCGGATGCTTGTTAGACAGGTGGCAGTAGATGATGTGCCATTAAATTATATGACTGAATCTTCGTCCTCTTTAGAGGAGAAAAAAGGTAAACAGAAATCTGAGGCTGGGGTGGAAGGAGTGAACAGCAATACTAAGAAATCCAGCCAGagaaaattaaaaatgttttcccAGGAAAAATGGCAAGTATATGGGGATGAGACGTTTAAGAAAATTTATCAGAAGGTGAAAAACAGTCAACCAACCAAAAAACAAAAAGgtaatttaacaaatgtttcagatACCAAGGAAACTGCACATGAGAAGGGAATTACATTGTTGAGAGAAGACCAAAGCTCTGAAACTGGAAATGGAATTTCCTCACCAGTAGATGTTACTGCAAAAGCAAATCCTGACGTATTGGAAAGCCATTCCAAAGCTAGCCCTGGTACTCACCCTACTTTTTCTCAGGAGAATTCGGGACGATTGGTGAAATTAAGAGAAACATTGTGTTCAGTTGGTGATTGTGAACAACACAGCATGGCAAGTGAAACGTCATCTGTTGAACATCGATGCAAAGACTTGCCTGTTTCAAAACACAATCAGAGTGGCCATAGTAAAGTTTTGCCTTTAAGTAGAGGCTGTGGATTgaaagtccaacttcagcaaacTCAACTGAACCTTGCTACTCAGCATGATCGTGACTTAGAAGATGCAAATGGACACATTACTGAATGCGTACAAGAATATAAGGATACTGCAGCTAATAGAAAAGGATGGAGGGTGAAAGAGACTTCCCACCTCGGACACACAGCTTTATCGGCAACAAAGTGCAACCCCAGTGAGCTGGTGCATGAATCTCAGAAATCACCCTCGGAAAGAAAAAAGCCTAAGGTGGATAAACTGGAAAACACGGAAAACGTAACAATTAAAAACAGCAGTTCAACCGAGTTGGTTGTGAAACTGATAGACTGTTATAATCTTAATATACTTGCTGCAGAATCTGCAAAGGActcagaaaaggggggaaaatggaCAGTAATGGTAGGAACATCTGGTTCAGAGAGCAGTATGGAATGGGAGAAAGGAACCCAAAGTTCTATAACAGTATCTAACGATAGGGATTGTATTGTAAGTCTAACAGATACGCAGATAAGTATATCTGCGGCATCGTTCCCTGAACAATTCAAGACTGATGCAACAGAGGAACGCACTAGTAATTTGTTTGCAATAAAAAATCTCACATCTCCcgtaacaacagcaacagaagcATTATCAAACTGTAGAGACTCAGCGCCAACCCACACTCAGCAAGTGATTTCTCATCTAAAGAAAAATGATTTTCTTCCAAAGTACCTCTTAAAATATTCACCCGAAGGAAACAATATAGGTGTGCCATTGTTTCTTACAAGAGAGCCAGAAAATATACCATGTGTTTCATTGCCAAGCAGCTCAACCATTCCCCCGTATCCTGCCTGTAACAATAAACTACTTGATAGTAATTCCGTTGATGTAACGTTGTGCCCTTTGCAATTGGACCTGAGTCATCCAGCCAGAAGAAAAGAGCTAAAATGGGACATGCACATAACACAACAGACTCCTATGGTAGCTCCTGTACCAACTCTCCGTGAAGCCAAAACAATTGCAACCACGGCAGATCAAAAGTGTCATCTTCAAAATGCAAGCAGCAAAGTTAAAGATGTGTGTAAGACAGACAGTAGAGACAACTTAGATGATCAACGATTGATAACGAAAGAGGATGAGTGTATAATTGCTTCTACATCACACGTTCCTGGGAGGAAAGTATGCTTTACCACAATTTATACAGGAGGGCTTTTCTTATCATCAGACGTGACTGGGCATAATTCAGCCTTAAAGTTAATCCAATCAGCAAAGAGTTCAGTAATCTCGCTCTCTTCACTGGTGGAAAGGGCAGTTTTCTGTGAAAGTAGCGAGAAGGAAGTCAAGGAATGGCAATTGGAGACTAACCCTTTGCCAGGATTGGAAAACATGCCCACTGGTTCAGCTAGCAGCTCAAAATGTCTTTGCCATTCTTCCAATATGCTTTATTGTCATGTGCTGTGTACTCAACCAAAGGAGATTTGTTCTCAGCCTCAATTAAGCATGGAATCTCGTGCAGGAAACTTACAAATCCCAAATCTGAATCGATCCTTCCCAACTCTAAATGCAGAGCCTCAGCTGACTTGGTGTTGCTTGTCAAGGAGCCTCCCACTTCCTATTGagcaaaaggaaacaaaagattCTGCATATTCTTCTTTATATATGAATGAAAACTTCACTTCAAAATGTGGACGGTCCGTCTGCAAAATCAAAAGCCATGGGAAGGCTGCTACGGAAGGCTGGAGAATTGGAAAACCCCAAACACTGGTCTCTTCTCCACAAAGACAGGAAACGGAGAAG AAGTACTTTTTAAACACTGGTGCTCAGGAGGTCCCCAAAAGCATACCAGAactagaaaagagaaaagaaaaactttacaaaaggagagaaaagaaaaacttaAAAAGGATAAAAGGGAAGATCAACCCCAAACG ACATGAAGATCATCATGCACAAAGACATCGTTTTCTCAGAAGCCATCAGTCAAGAAAGCAATGCTGGGCCTTGAAGACTTTCAGAAAAGATTCCCGCATCAACACTTCTGGCATTTGGGAGCATTGTAGAAAATGCCATTGTTTTCCATCAACTTCACTAG GAAATAACAAAAATCTGCAACAGCCACATTTCAGCACAATGGATAAAGAAGCTTTCCATTTGGAAGAGGATAAGATGAAACAA GACAAACCTGGACTTAAATCCTCAAGAGACAGCTTATTTCTTCAAGGAACTCCTACAATCCAACAAGTACCTACATTCTCCTGTTCACCGTCTAATAATATATCAGCAGAAAAACCCATCAGTCTGGATAGTTGTTCCTTGGGAATCATTCCAAAAGACCACCACCCAGATGTAGATTCTCAGTACAATGGACCTTCCACTGGATCTTATCATTCGGAATTTAAAGATTCAAAAAAACAGCTGTGTAACTTTGTTGGATCTCAGATTACTAGACCTATTTTTATTTGTACAAAAAGAGGCTGTAATAACTTAGAATCAAAAGATAAAAATGTTATCACTGTAGAGACCCCCATTCCTACTGCAGAAAGAACAGAACAATTCATGGAGAGAAATTTATATCCTCCTTTAAGAGAGCAACATGCTCCCACATGCCAAAGTCTTACATCAAGACTACGTACCGAGATGTCAGTTTCAACTAAATCCTTACCTGGAACTCCATCTAATCAAAAGCAAAGCTTGGAAGCAATGAATAAGCCAATTCATTTGGAATATGATGACATAAGCAGCAGCGATGAAGATAGGATGGTTATAGAAATCTAA
- the ZNF831 gene encoding zinc finger protein 831 isoform X3, which produces MEGQRLPCPPVSLEDPPVQLSCLQAIPAASDLLLSPMILQPEQALAQTVYLKALTIPFYQPVQSNHKLSRIQTNINIDNSHLPVILNPLLHTKGTDQAIIQKQPSAVNIVSHLSLLPQSSSPGALAGSPGKAKSSGKYLCKHCGRDCLKPSVLEKHMRSHTGERPFPCATCGIAFKTQSNLYKHRRTQTHVNNARVPSESDSSGLLEEDEKLTERVASSQTTESHDKNDVQPSARIRSAALETSGKHILATSLSETLLVSESPRMKTGNSCPGEINQSAVEKETARDAADLPQRKKIQDQRSPTGSKHSQLQRQQALHLEKLWNSRSVDTKLKKCESTDSGYLSRSDSVEPQTSSPGFLHSLCEHSTESEDDAAVNNKSMTYSFSKVDSTEKATGAATLEKKKLEEHISRLISQNKAVVDDTQLDSVRPRKTVLSKQGSIDLPMPYMYKDSFHFDIRPLDVSKKKNISLRSAKSIFTPVEKTKQLFFHSVPTQFSTTIDSVPVTRSNSLPFIESTKKMQDQADSSKPSSFTRVSPDMGFSGLLHSSNLEANMTNVLNSHPRMLVRQVAVDDVPLNYMTESSSSLEEKKGKQKSEAGVEGVNSNTKKSSQRKLKMFSQEKWQVYGDETFKKIYQKVKNSQPTKKQKGNLTNVSDTKETAHEKGITLLREDQSSETGNGISSPVDVTAKANPDVLESHSKASPGTHPTFSQENSGRLVKLRETLCSVGDCEQHSMASETSSVEHRCKDLPVSKHNQSGHSKVLPLSRGCGLKVQLQQTQLNLATQHDRDLEDANGHITECVQEYKDTAANRKGWRVKETSHLGHTALSATKCNPSELVHESQKSPSERKKPKVDKLENTENVTIKNSSSTELVVKLIDCYNLNILAAESAKDSEKGGKWTVMVGTSGSESSMEWEKGTQSSITVSNDRDCIVSLTDTQISISAASFPEQFKTDATEERTSNLFAIKNLTSPVTTATEALSNCRDSAPTHTQQVISHLKKNDFLPKYLLKYSPEGNNIGVPLFLTREPENIPCVSLPSSSTIPPYPACNNKLLDSNSVDVTLCPLQLDLSHPARRKELKWDMHITQQTPMVAPVPTLREAKTIATTADQKCHLQNASSKVKDVCKTDSRDNLDDQRLITKEDECIIASTSHVPGRKVCFTTIYTGGLFLSSDVTGHNSALKLIQSAKSSVISLSSLVERAVFCESSEKEVKEWQLETNPLPGLENMPTGSASSSKCLCHSSNMLYCHVLCTQPKEICSQPQLSMESRAGNLQIPNLNRSFPTLNAEPQLTWCCLSRSLPLPIEQKETKDSAYSSLYMNENFTSKCGRSVCKIKSHGKAATEGWRIGKPQTLVSSPQRQETEKKYFLNTGAQEVPKSIPELEKRKEKLYKRREKKNLKRIKGKINPKRHEDHHAQRHRFLRSHQSRKQCWALKTFRKDSRINTSGIWEHCRKCHCFPSTSLGNNKNLQQPHFSTMDKEAFHLEEDKMKQDKPGLKSSRDSLFLQGTPTIQQVPTFSCSPSNNISAEKPISLDSCSLGIIPKDHHPDVDSQYNGPSTGSYHSEFKDSKKQLCNFVGSQITRPIFICTKRGCNNLESKDKNVITVETPIPTAERTEQFMERNLYPPLREQHAPTCQSLTSRLRTEMSVSTKSLPGTPSNQKQSLEAMNKPIHLEYDDISSSDEDRMVIEI; this is translated from the exons AGGTGCACTGGCTGGAAGCCCAGGGAAGGCCAAAAGTTCTGGGAAGTATCTGTGtaaacactgtgggcgtgactgtCTGAAGCCAAGTGTCCTTGAGAAACACATGCGATCGCACACAGGTGAGAGGCCTTTTCCATGTGCAACGTGTGGCATTGCGTTTAAAACTCAAAGCAATCTATATAAACACAGGAGAACTCAGACCCATGTCAATAATGCCAGGGTGCCTTCAGAATCTGATAGCAGTGGTCTATTAGAAGAGGATGAGAAGCTGACGGAGAGAGTTGCATCCTCCCAGACCACAGAATCTCATGATAAAAATGACGTCCAGCCAAGTGCAAGGATTAGATCTGCCGCCTTAGAGACTAGTGGCAAACATATTCTTGCTACTTCGTTATCGGAGACGCTCCTTGTTTCGGAAAGTCCAAGGATGAAAACGGGTAACTCCTGTCctggagaaataaatcagagtgccGTTGAAAAAGAGACCGCCAGAGATGCCGCAGATCTACCCCAGAGAAAGAAGATCCAGGATCAAAGGTCTCCGACGGGAAGCAAACACAGTCAGCTGCAGAGAcagcaagctctgcatttggagAAGCTGTGGAACAGTAGATCTGTGGACACCAAGCTAAAAAAGTGCGAGAGCACCGACTCCGGTTATCTGTCACGCTCTGATAGTGTGGAACCTCAGACATCCTCACCTGGCTTCCTGCACAGTCTTTGTGAACATAGCACAGAGTCAGAAGACGATGCAGCTGTCAACAATAAAAGCATGACGTACAGTTTCTCCAAAGTAGACTCAACTGAGAAAGCAACGGGAGCCGCGACCCTGGAGAAAAAAAAGTTGGAAGAGCACATCTCAAGGCTAATATCTCAAAATAAAGCAGTTGTGGATGACACTCAGTTGGACAGCGTTAGGCCCAGGAAAACGGTGCTATCCAAACAAGGAAGCATTGACTTGCCAATGCCTTACATGTACAAGGACTCATTCCATTTTGATATACGGCCTCTGGACGTCAGCAAGAAAAAGAATATCTCTCTGCGCTCAGCCAAGTCTATCTTCACTCCTGTGGAAAAGACTAAGCAATTGTTTTTTCATTCGGTTCCCACTCAGTTTTCAACAACAATTGACTCTGTGCCTGTTACAAGAAGTAACTCTCTGCCTTTCATCGAGAGTACAAAGAAGATGCAGGACCAGGCAGATAGTTCAAAACCGTCTTCTTTCACGAGAGTGTCTCCAGATATGGGTTTTTCTGGCTTGTTGCATAGCAGCAATTTAGAGGCAAATATGACAAATGTTCTTAACAGCCACCCCCGGATGCTTGTTAGACAGGTGGCAGTAGATGATGTGCCATTAAATTATATGACTGAATCTTCGTCCTCTTTAGAGGAGAAAAAAGGTAAACAGAAATCTGAGGCTGGGGTGGAAGGAGTGAACAGCAATACTAAGAAATCCAGCCAGagaaaattaaaaatgttttcccAGGAAAAATGGCAAGTATATGGGGATGAGACGTTTAAGAAAATTTATCAGAAGGTGAAAAACAGTCAACCAACCAAAAAACAAAAAGgtaatttaacaaatgtttcagatACCAAGGAAACTGCACATGAGAAGGGAATTACATTGTTGAGAGAAGACCAAAGCTCTGAAACTGGAAATGGAATTTCCTCACCAGTAGATGTTACTGCAAAAGCAAATCCTGACGTATTGGAAAGCCATTCCAAAGCTAGCCCTGGTACTCACCCTACTTTTTCTCAGGAGAATTCGGGACGATTGGTGAAATTAAGAGAAACATTGTGTTCAGTTGGTGATTGTGAACAACACAGCATGGCAAGTGAAACGTCATCTGTTGAACATCGATGCAAAGACTTGCCTGTTTCAAAACACAATCAGAGTGGCCATAGTAAAGTTTTGCCTTTAAGTAGAGGCTGTGGATTgaaagtccaacttcagcaaacTCAACTGAACCTTGCTACTCAGCATGATCGTGACTTAGAAGATGCAAATGGACACATTACTGAATGCGTACAAGAATATAAGGATACTGCAGCTAATAGAAAAGGATGGAGGGTGAAAGAGACTTCCCACCTCGGACACACAGCTTTATCGGCAACAAAGTGCAACCCCAGTGAGCTGGTGCATGAATCTCAGAAATCACCCTCGGAAAGAAAAAAGCCTAAGGTGGATAAACTGGAAAACACGGAAAACGTAACAATTAAAAACAGCAGTTCAACCGAGTTGGTTGTGAAACTGATAGACTGTTATAATCTTAATATACTTGCTGCAGAATCTGCAAAGGActcagaaaaggggggaaaatggaCAGTAATGGTAGGAACATCTGGTTCAGAGAGCAGTATGGAATGGGAGAAAGGAACCCAAAGTTCTATAACAGTATCTAACGATAGGGATTGTATTGTAAGTCTAACAGATACGCAGATAAGTATATCTGCGGCATCGTTCCCTGAACAATTCAAGACTGATGCAACAGAGGAACGCACTAGTAATTTGTTTGCAATAAAAAATCTCACATCTCCcgtaacaacagcaacagaagcATTATCAAACTGTAGAGACTCAGCGCCAACCCACACTCAGCAAGTGATTTCTCATCTAAAGAAAAATGATTTTCTTCCAAAGTACCTCTTAAAATATTCACCCGAAGGAAACAATATAGGTGTGCCATTGTTTCTTACAAGAGAGCCAGAAAATATACCATGTGTTTCATTGCCAAGCAGCTCAACCATTCCCCCGTATCCTGCCTGTAACAATAAACTACTTGATAGTAATTCCGTTGATGTAACGTTGTGCCCTTTGCAATTGGACCTGAGTCATCCAGCCAGAAGAAAAGAGCTAAAATGGGACATGCACATAACACAACAGACTCCTATGGTAGCTCCTGTACCAACTCTCCGTGAAGCCAAAACAATTGCAACCACGGCAGATCAAAAGTGTCATCTTCAAAATGCAAGCAGCAAAGTTAAAGATGTGTGTAAGACAGACAGTAGAGACAACTTAGATGATCAACGATTGATAACGAAAGAGGATGAGTGTATAATTGCTTCTACATCACACGTTCCTGGGAGGAAAGTATGCTTTACCACAATTTATACAGGAGGGCTTTTCTTATCATCAGACGTGACTGGGCATAATTCAGCCTTAAAGTTAATCCAATCAGCAAAGAGTTCAGTAATCTCGCTCTCTTCACTGGTGGAAAGGGCAGTTTTCTGTGAAAGTAGCGAGAAGGAAGTCAAGGAATGGCAATTGGAGACTAACCCTTTGCCAGGATTGGAAAACATGCCCACTGGTTCAGCTAGCAGCTCAAAATGTCTTTGCCATTCTTCCAATATGCTTTATTGTCATGTGCTGTGTACTCAACCAAAGGAGATTTGTTCTCAGCCTCAATTAAGCATGGAATCTCGTGCAGGAAACTTACAAATCCCAAATCTGAATCGATCCTTCCCAACTCTAAATGCAGAGCCTCAGCTGACTTGGTGTTGCTTGTCAAGGAGCCTCCCACTTCCTATTGagcaaaaggaaacaaaagattCTGCATATTCTTCTTTATATATGAATGAAAACTTCACTTCAAAATGTGGACGGTCCGTCTGCAAAATCAAAAGCCATGGGAAGGCTGCTACGGAAGGCTGGAGAATTGGAAAACCCCAAACACTGGTCTCTTCTCCACAAAGACAGGAAACGGAGAAG AAGTACTTTTTAAACACTGGTGCTCAGGAGGTCCCCAAAAGCATACCAGAactagaaaagagaaaagaaaaactttacaaaaggagagaaaagaaaaacttaAAAAGGATAAAAGGGAAGATCAACCCCAAACG ACATGAAGATCATCATGCACAAAGACATCGTTTTCTCAGAAGCCATCAGTCAAGAAAGCAATGCTGGGCCTTGAAGACTTTCAGAAAAGATTCCCGCATCAACACTTCTGGCATTTGGGAGCATTGTAGAAAATGCCATTGTTTTCCATCAACTTCACTAG GAAATAACAAAAATCTGCAACAGCCACATTTCAGCACAATGGATAAAGAAGCTTTCCATTTGGAAGAGGATAAGATGAAACAA GACAAACCTGGACTTAAATCCTCAAGAGACAGCTTATTTCTTCAAGGAACTCCTACAATCCAACAAGTACCTACATTCTCCTGTTCACCGTCTAATAATATATCAGCAGAAAAACCCATCAGTCTGGATAGTTGTTCCTTGGGAATCATTCCAAAAGACCACCACCCAGATGTAGATTCTCAGTACAATGGACCTTCCACTGGATCTTATCATTCGGAATTTAAAGATTCAAAAAAACAGCTGTGTAACTTTGTTGGATCTCAGATTACTAGACCTATTTTTATTTGTACAAAAAGAGGCTGTAATAACTTAGAATCAAAAGATAAAAATGTTATCACTGTAGAGACCCCCATTCCTACTGCAGAAAGAACAGAACAATTCATGGAGAGAAATTTATATCCTCCTTTAAGAGAGCAACATGCTCCCACATGCCAAAGTCTTACATCAAGACTACGTACCGAGATGTCAGTTTCAACTAAATCCTTACCTGGAACTCCATCTAATCAAAAGCAAAGCTTGGAAGCAATGAATAAGCCAATTCATTTGGAATATGATGACATAAGCAGCAGCGATGAAGATAGGATGGTTATAGAAATCTAA